A single Vulpes lagopus strain Blue_001 chromosome 3, ASM1834538v1, whole genome shotgun sequence DNA region contains:
- the AP3M1 gene encoding AP-3 complex subunit mu-1: MIHSLFLINCSGDIFLEKHWKSVVSQSVCDYFFEAQEKAADVENVPPVISTPHHYLISIYRDKLFFVSVIQTEVPPLFVIEFLHRVADTFQDYFGECSEAAIKDNVVIVYELLEEMLDNGFPLATESNILKELIKPPTILRSVVNSITGSSNVGDTLPTGQLSNIPWRRAGVKYTNNEAYFDVVEEIDAIIDKSGSTVFAEIQGVIDACIKLSGMPDLSLSFMNPRLLDDVSFHPCIRFKRWESERVLSFIPPDGNFRLISYRVSSQNLVAIPVYVKHSISFKENSSCGRFDITIGPKQNMGKTIEGITVTVHMPKVVLNMNLTPTQGSYTFDPVTKVLTWDVGKITPQKLPSLKGLVNLQSGAPKPEENPSLNIQFKIQQLAISGLKVNRLDMYGEKYKPFKGVKYVTKAGKFQVRT; this comes from the exons ATGATCCACAGTCTATTTCTCATAAACTGTTCCGGTGACATATTTCTAGAGAAGCACTGGAAGAGCGTTGTGAGCCAGTCTGTCTGTGATTATTTCTTTGAAGCTCAAGAGAAAGCTGCTGATGTTGAAAATGTACCACCTGTCATTTCAACACCTCATCACTACCTCATCAGTATCTACAGGGATAAGCtcttctttgtgtctgtcatACAGACTGAAGTGCCACCTCTCTTTGTAATTGAGTTCCTACATCGAGTTGCAGACACTTTTCAG GACTACTTTGGTGAGTGTTCGGAAGCTGCAATTAAGGATAATGTGGTCATTGTATATGAGCTCTTGGAAGAAATGTTAGACAATGGATTTCCACTGGCTACTGAatctaatattttgaaagaactgATTAAACCACCAACAATTCTACGTTCTGTCGTCAACTCTATTACAG GCAGTAGTAATGTTGGGGACACACTCCCCACTGGGCAGCTGTCCAACATCCCATGGCGCCGGGCAGGGGTAAAGTACACAAATAATGAAGCCTATTTTGATGTCGTTGAAGAAATAGATGCAATTATAGATAAATCAG GATCTACAGTGTTTGCAGAAATTCAGGGGGTCATTGATGCTTGCATTAAGCTATCTGGAATGCCtgacctttctctttctttcatg AACCCACGGCTTCTCGACGATGTCAGCTTCCACCCCTGCATCCGGTTCAAGCGTTGGGAATCTGAAAGAGTTTTGTCATTTATTCCTCCTGATGGAAATTTCCGACTCATATCGTATCGTGTCAGCTCACAAAA tctagTGGCAATACCGGTGTATGTGAAACATAGCATCAGCTTTAAGGAGAACAGTTCTTGCGGTAGATTTGATATTACAATTGGACCAAAGCAGAATATGGGGAAAACTATTGAAGGAATCACAGTAACAGTTCATATGCCCAAAGTTGTGCTGAATATGAACCTGACACCAACACAAGGCAGCTATACATTTGATCCAGTTACCAAG GTACTAACATGGGATGTGGGAAAAATTACTCCACAAAAGCTCCCGAGTCTTAAAGGACTGGTAAATTTACAGTCTGGAGCACCCAAGCCAGAAGAGAATCCAAGTCTCAACATACAGTTCAAGATCCAGCAGCTTGCTATTTCTG GCTTAAAAGTAAACCGCTTGGACATGTATGGAGAGAAATATAAGCCATTTAAAGGAGTCAAATATGTCACGAAAGCTGGAAAGTTCCAAGTGAGAACATGA